In Camelus ferus isolate YT-003-E chromosome 10, BCGSAC_Cfer_1.0, whole genome shotgun sequence, the following proteins share a genomic window:
- the SAC3D1 gene encoding SAC3 domain-containing protein 1, translated as MSGSKLPVGTCLDMCPAAERVQREKERRLHRFEVAPGYRGDQPRADPQRVVKEYSRPAAGKIRPPPSQLRPPSVLLATVRYLASEVAERTDASPAEVASFVADRLRAVRLDLALQSAGDAEVALVLEAALAVLLAVVARLGPDTAHSPADLMLLQAQVQESFGSLRRCYALGGGPHHRQAAFQGLFLLYNLGSVEALHEVLQLPAALRSCPALCTVLAVDSAFREGNTARLFRLLRTLPYLQSCAVWCHVGRARRGALARLSRALSTPKGQTLPLSFLVHLLALDGPEEARDLCQAHGLPLDGQERVVFLRGHYTEEGLLPAGTCQVLVGSKLGGRTLEEVVMAEEEDEAVDRPKSPV; from the exons ATGTCCGGCAGCAAGCTGCCGGTGGGCACGTGCCTGGACATGTGTCCAGCCGCCGAGCGCGTCCAGCGCGAAAAGGAGCGCCGCCTGCACCGCTTCGAGGTGGCGCCAGGGTACCGCGGAGACCAGCCCCGAGCCGACCCGCAGCGCGTTGTGAAGGAGTACAGCCGGCCGGCCGCCGGCAAGATTCGGCCCCCGCCGAGCCAGCTGCGTCCGCCGTCCGTGCTGTTGGCCACCGTACGCTATCTGGCCAGTGAGGTGGCGGAGCGTACCGACGCATCCCCCGCGGAGGTGGCCAGCTTTGTGGCGGATCGGTTGCGCGCGGTGCGGCTGGACCTAGCCCTTCAGAGCGCGGGCGACGCCGAGGTGGCGTTGGTGCTGGAAGCGGCGCTGGCAGTGCTGCTGGCCGTGGTCGCGCGGCTCGGACCCGACACAGCGCACAGTCCAGCGGACCTGATGTTGCTGCAGGCCCAGGTGCAGGAGAGCTTCGGTTCTCTGCGGCGCTGCTACGCGCTGGGCGGTGGGCCGCACCACCGCCAGGCAGCCTTCCAGGGCCTTTTTCTGCTCTATAACCTGG GCTCGGTGGAGGCCCTTCACGAGGTTCTGCAGCTACCTGCTGCCCTGCGTTCCTGCCCAGCCCTGTGTACCGTCCTGGCAGTCGACTCGGCCTTCCGCGAAGGCAACACCGCCCGCCTGTTTCGCCTGCTCCGGACCCTGCCCTACCTGCAGAGCTGTGCTGTGTGGTGCCATGTGGGCCGTGCCCGCCGGGGAGCCCTGGCCCGCCTTTCTCGTGCCCTGAGCACCCCTAAGGGCCAGACCTtgcctctgagcttcctggtcCACCTACTGGCCCTGGATGGGCCCGAGGAGGCACGGGACCTGTGCCAAGCCCATGGACTGCCCTTAGATGGACAGGAGAGAGTTGTGTTCCTGAGGGGTCACTACACTGAGGAGGGGCTGCTACCTGCTGGGACCTGCCAAGTGTTGGTGGGGAGCAAACTTGGAGGGCGCACCCTGGAAGAGGTGGTCatggcagaggaggaagatgaggctgTGGACAGACCCAAGTCCCCAGTATGA